A genomic region of Arachis hypogaea cultivar Tifrunner chromosome 5, arahy.Tifrunner.gnm2.J5K5, whole genome shotgun sequence contains the following coding sequences:
- the LOC140184845 gene encoding uncharacterized protein: MVSSKQYKDYIEARSLTYAELPTKFVLKENERMWLPRKSHSIIRRIFYVPPASSKSYYLRLLLNCVKEPTSYKEMRTLDGVVDATLKEACYACRLLDDDKEYIDAIEEANH; the protein is encoded by the coding sequence ATGGTTTCAAGCAAACAATACAAGGACTACATAGAAGCAAGATCACTAACATATGCAGAGCTACCTACGAAGTTTGTGTTGAAGGAGAATGAAAGGATGTGGCTGCCTCGAAAATCACATTCTATTATTAGAAGGATTTTCTATGTGCCTCCAGCATCTAGTAAAAGTTATTACTTAAGACTTTTGCTCAACTGTGTCAAGGAACCGACATCATATAAGGAGATGAGGACTTTAGATGGTGTTGTGGATGCTACACTCAAAGAGGCATGTTACGCCTGTCGCCTTCTAGATGATGATAAGGAATATATTGATGCTATAGAAGAGGCCAATCATTAG